The bacterium genome includes the window CATCTTGATCGTCAGCGTTCGGTGGCACCTGTTGCCATCTTCTGGGTCTGGAACGCTACCGACATTAGTGCTCCCGTCCATCACGCTCGCCTGGCTGTCCCTCGCCACCATCGCGCGGATGAGCCGGTCGGCCGTGCTGGAAGAGGCAGGTCGTGACTACGTGCGGACCGCGCATGCGAAGGGAGTATCGCCCCGGCGCGTGGTCGTCGCGCACCTGCTGCGGAATGCCGCGATCCCTATCCTGACGATCGCGGCCCTCGACATCGCCAACCTCCTCGGCGGGGCGGTGATCACGGAGACCATTTTCGCCTGGCCGGGAATCGGGAGGCTGGCGGTCGAGGCGATCCTGTCCCGCGACTACACAGTCGTGCAGGCCGTGGTGATCGTGGGCACGGCGGTCTTCATCCTCACCAACCTGGTCACAGACGTGCTCTACGGTTTCTTGGACCCGCGGATCGAGCTCGCCGGGGCGCCATCGTAGCCCGGCCACCGACGGTGCCTGCCGCATCTGCGGCGGCAAGCCCTTTCGACGCCGGCGGAGAGCCTGTACGGCGTCGGCGCAGACGGCTGCCGCTCGCGGGTAATGCCGGGATCGGGGTTCTCATCATTGTCGCTCTCGCAGCGCTCGCGGCACCGAACGTGGCGCCCCGAAACCCCCTGGCCCAGAGCCTCGCCGATCGCCTGATGTCGCCGGGGGCGCGCGGGCCTCACGGTGAGGTGTTCTGGCTCGGGACGGATGGATTGGGCCGCGATGTCCTCAGCCGGCTGATCTACGGGGCTCGCGCCTCGCTTGCGGTGGCAAGCCTCGCCGTGGCGTGCTCCGGCGCGCTCGGCGTTTTCTTGGGGCTCACGGCCGGATATTATCGCGGCTTGGTAGGCGCGGTGTTGATGCGGTTCGTGGATCTCGTGCTGTCCATTCCCTTCTTGCTGCTTGCCATCGCGGTCGTTGCCGCGCTCGGCCCCGGCTTGGAGCACACCGTGCTTGTCCTAGGGCTCACTCGGTGGCCGCGGTACGCGCGGGTCGCGTTCGCGCAGACCCTCGCCGGCCGGTCGCGGGAATTCGTTGAAGCGGCCCGCGCCCTCGGCGGTACGGATCTTCGCGTCATGCTGCGCCACGTGCTGCCTGAGGTGCTCCCCTCCGTCATAGTCGTCAGCACGTTGGAGATTGGCCTGATGATCGTCTACGAGGCGGCACTTTCGTTCCTCGGTCTTGGCGTTCAGCCGCCGACGCCCAGTTGGGGCAACATGCTCGCCGATGGGCGCGCCTACCTGGCGACGGGGTGGTGGCTGGCGACGTTCCCGGGCCTCGCGATCATGATCACGGTGCTCGGCGCCAACCTGCTTGGCGATGCGGTGCGAGACCGGCTCGACCCCCGCGTGCTGTGATTGAAGGAACATATCCGCGGGCTCAACGAATAAGCGTTAGGGATCCCCCTCGCAGAGGTGAAGCCAATCGAGTACCGTCAGTTGGGACGCTCGGGGCTGCGCGTGTCCGTGTACGGCCTCGGATCTGACGGTATCGATCGAAGACCACGCCGGCCTGTACGCCATCCCGATCTTCGATGATGCATTTCTCGCGACGTTCGAAGATCTCGAGCCGCGTGAACTCACGGGCGTAATCCGGGTCGCGCGCACCTGCGAACAGCGGATCGCTGCGGGCGACATCCTGCCTCCGGAGGTGGTCGAGCGGACGCCTTGGCCCGAGCGCGTGGGTCCGCGACTCGCCCGGGCCAGGGACCGCGTCCGGGCCACCCTCGCCGGTTTGGCGGGTTGACCGTCCTCTATCGTCTGACTGGCCGCTCGGCGGGTTTCGCCAACGCGGGCGCGACCTCACGGAGCAGCAAGTCGAGCTGGCCGCGCTGATCCCATGAGGTCAGCCTCACCGTGATCTCCTGCACGCCCGCGTCGAAGTACGCTTGGAGCTGCTTGATGCACTGCTCCGGAGTGCCGGCGGCCGTCCACGCCTCCACGAACGGCCGCGAAAAGTTGGCCGTGTAATAGGCATTCAGGAACTTCGTACTCTCCTCCAGGGCCGCGTCTCGATCGGGTCGGATGTTGATGTTGTGGTAGAGGATGTTCCCGAGCGCATCCGGATCCCGCCCCTCCTCCCGTGCCATTCGCCGAATGATCCCCCACTGGTCGGCGAACACGGCCGGTGGAATCTTGTTCGTCATCCAGCCATCCGCCAAGCGGGCCACCCGCCGGAATGCTCGGTCCACGGTCCGCGCATCCACCGCCTGCCCCACCTTGTACGTGACCGTCGTCGGGTTGTTGGCGATCCAGATCGGCACGGGCTTCTGCACGGGGCGGGGCTCGATCGTCACGCCGTCCACCTGGTAGTGCCGCCCCTGATGCGTCACGCGCTCCTCGTTGAGCAGCCGGCGAACCAGCACGATCCCTTCCTCGAGGCGGCCGATCCGCTCTCCGGCGAGGATGCCCATTGTTCGGTGCTCGAGCGCCTGGGCCGCGCTCATCTCGTTTCCTCCTCCGAGACATGCGATCAACAGCGCGCGTCCTTTGGACAGGACGTCCAGGCTCGCCCACTGATAAGCCAGAAGGACAGGGTGGCGATGCGCGAACGTGGCCATGCAGGCGACGCCGAGGCGGGCCCGCCTGGTGCGAGCGGCGAGCGCGCCGAGAAGGACGATGGACTCGAGCCGCGGCTTTGCGAGGATACTATCCCCCACGTGGAGGCTCTGGAATACCCCCGAGGTATCCGCCAGCTCGCCCAACGCCAGTAGTTCGTCCGACGTGATCGCGCCCAGGAGAACGCCTCGGTTCGGCAGGGTCAGACCCAAAGCCCCCATGTGTCGCCTCCTCTTCAGACCCTCAGCCTGGATCGCACATGTGGAATCTCTGACGTGGGTTGCCGTATGCCGTAGCGGTTCGTCACTGGCGAGCAGGGAACCTCGGAGCCACGGCGGAATTGTGCGGCGCCTCCTCGTTGGGGCCGAACGTCAGGATGATCGGCGGCCCGGGACACGTTGTTACTGACGGGTGCGGAAGCATGGCATCCCAGCTATCCGTGGGGGAGGGGTCGATGCGTCTGGGCTTCGTGTCCGCATGCGTGCTGCTCACCGGTATCCTGGGGCTCGCTCCGCAGCCCCCGCTCCAGGCGCAGTCACTCCCGGTGATCCGGGTGCCGATTCTGGCCTCCGGGATCACCAGCGTGTTGCAGGTGGTCTCGAATGAGCGGCACCTGGACCGGGCGCACGGCTTCCAGTTCAAGACGTCCGCGCCCTACGAGTCGCTCGACGCATACTACGCGGATTTTCTTGCCGGCCAGTTTGATGTCGAGGGCGGGATCTCGGAGAGCTACGCCGTGCGGTTCCTGCGCGGGGCCCCCGTTCAGCTGATGGCCACGCTCGTCAGCGCGGGCGCCTCCCTCCTGGCAAAGGATCCTGCGATCTCCACGGTTGCTGCGCTCCGGGGGCGCACCCTCGCGGCGCCGCTCACCTCAGGCCGGTACGTGATCCTGCGAGGATTGCTCCTCAAGTACTACGGGTTCGATCTCGAGCGAGACGCCAAAGTGATCGGCGTGCCCAATCCGAGCGCGGGTATCACGTTCGTCCTGGCGGGTCGGGCCGACGCCGCGTTGTCCTGGGAACCGATCGTCAGTTCCGCCCTCCTTCAGAATCCCGCGCTGCGGCTCGTCCTGGACACTCGGATCGAGTATCGTACCCGGACGGGACGCGAGCTCTACCAGGTCGTTCTGGCCGGGCAGCGGGATGCGATCCGCGGAAACCCCGTCCTCATGCGACAGGTGATTGCCGCCTACCGCGACGCCGCCGAGTTCATGCAACGCGACCCAGATGCCGCAGCCACCCTCGTCGCCCAGCACTCAGATATCTCGCGGGACGCATTCCTCCAGGCGGTCCGCTCCCGCCGCATCGCTTTCGCCGTCCAATCGTTTACCGATCCGGTGGCGCGGCGGGCGATCCTCGACGAGTTCGCGATTTTGGAAACCCTGAAATTCATTCCAAACGGCATCCCCGATGAGTTCTTTGCCCGCTTCTAGCCCGGGGCGCCCCGCAGCCCGGACCCTGAGCGCGCGAGTCTTCCGGCCTGGCGAGGAATCATGAACGGCGGCATCCGCCACCCCCCAGGTGTGCTCCTGGGGACGCTGCGGGGCTGGGGGGATACGTTGATCGTTGTCCTCGCCATCGTCGTGGCGCTCCACGTCGGCAGCCTCTTTGTGCCAAGGTATATCCTGCCGACGATTCCCGAGATCCTGCGGGCGACCGGACGCATCCTCACCGGCGACACCCGCGATATCGCCACGACCCTGCTGCGGTTGTTCGAAGGAGTTCTCGCCGCGTTCTTGCTGGGGTCCCTGCTCGGCATTGCGATGGGGGCGCTGCCCGCGGTCGCGCGCTTCGCGAGGCCATTCCTCAACATCCTCGTGGCCATTCCCGCGCTCAATTGGATCCTGTTTGCTGTGCTGTGGTTCGGGGCTGCGGAGGTGCGCGTCTTCTTCGTCGTGGTGATCATCTCGCTGCCGTTCTATGCCCTCAACGTCTATGAGGGCATTCGCGGGTTGCCCGCCGACCTCCTCGAGGCGGTGGAAGCATTCCGGCCGACGCGGGCGCAGACGGTGCGTATCCTGCTCGTGCCGCACACGGTTCCGTACATCATCATGACTACCAAATCGGTGCTCGGCTACGCGATCCGCATCACGATCTTCGCCGAACTGATCGGCACCGCGGTCGGCATCGGCGCCAGGCTCAATGCCGCCCAGTCACAATTTAAGATCGATGCCGTTTTCGCGTGGACCGCGATCCTGGTCCTCATCAACGTCGTGCTTCAGGCCGGTTTGGAGGTGGTGGACCGCCGCCTGCTGCGTTGGCGGCCGGAGCAGACAGTCCGGTGATACCATCGGGGGAGATGCCCGCGCCGACCCCCGCCGTGACGGTGCGCGATGTCTGGAAAACATTTGGCGACATTGTGGCCGTGCAGGGACTATCGTTCGCGGTCCTGCCTCGCGAGATCGTGGCAAGTGTCGGCGTCACCGGGGCTGGGAAATCGACGGCGCTGCGGATGGTGATGGGGTCAATTGGAGCAGACCGCGGAGAGGTCAGGGTGCTCGGCCACGATCCGGTTCGCGAGCTGGCGGTGCTTCGCGGCAAGATCGCTCCGGTGTTTCAGACGGACCGCCTTCTGCCGTGGCGGACCGCGCTTGAGAACGCCGCGCTCGGCCTTGAGATCCTCGGGGTGCCGCATCAGGAGCGTATCGAACGAACCCGGGAGTGGCTGGTCCGGCTCGGGCTCAGGAACGCGACGGGCCGCCTCCCGCACGAACTGTCGGGTGGCATGCGCCAGCGCGTGAGCCTGGCCAGGGCATTCGCGCTCGACCCTCAGGTCTTATTGCTCGACGAGGCCTTCAGCCATCTGGACGAAGTCACTGCCGCGAGCGTGCGGGCGGACTTCCTCGCGCTCGTTCGGCCGCTCGGCACCGCTGTGCTGCTCGTCACCCACAGCGTCGCGGAGGCCGTGGAGGTCGCCGACCGCGTCCTCGTCTTCGGCCGCCCCGCGCATGTTCTCGCCGAGATCCCGATCACTCCGGACGTCCGCGGGGACCCGATCGCCCGCGATCGGGTCCACCGGGAGATCCTTGCTCAGATTGAAGCAGCGATATAATCGACGCCGAGATGGCCAGCCCGGATCCTAGACGCGCTCCCACCTCCAGATCTTGTGTTGCAGCGGGCCGCCATTGCCTTCCATTTTGAACCCATCGCCTAACAAGTTGACCAATCCCTGGGGCCGTAGCAGGGCCTTTCCATCGCTAAACTCACCGACGGGTTTCCAGAATGCTGCAAACTCCTTCTTCCCTTCGCGTACCCTCAGGGAGCGCTCCGCATAGAAAGCAGGATCGTCAAAGGCAGCCTGATATACAAACACGATCTGGTGACGCAGTTGACCGTTTGTTAGGAAGACGTTCTCGATAACGCCAAGGCGGTCGACATTTCGGATCTCCGCGCCGAGTTCTTCCCTGATTTCACGAACAACGCAGTCGTAGGTCGTCTCTCCGAGTTCAACCGTGCCCCCGGGCAGCTTGTAGCTTGTCTGGTCGGTGTCGCGCTCAACGTGCTCAATGACGAGAAGCCGGTCTGCATGTCCAAAGGCGCATACGGCCTTGACCTTTACGCCTTTCCCGACCCGGCCGGCCTCCCCCACTGCCTACTGGACCTTTGTCGGCGCGAATCTCATCGACGCCGTCCGGTGGAGCATCTGCACGGACGTTTCACGACGCCTGCGAAGCATGACGTGTACACTTCGCTTGAGTTTCGGCGGGTAGACACTACATCCTCCATCTGGCGCCCACGTACACCCGAACCGTCCGCATTTCTTCACACACCTTTTGCATTTGGCCGCCGCCGTCCCCGGAACACCCTGACCCTTGTTCACCTCGGGTAGCGAAGGCAGGGGGCGGCACTGGAAAACCGCTATAATACGGTTGCGGGAAATGAGGAAGGCTTCGACAAATCCAAGTGTGAGAGGGCGTTCGCCATTTTGGATGAGGCTTCTCCTGGGTCGGCAACCGAACGGAAAAGAATGCGCGCCGATGAGCCGTGGCCTGAGGCCGGGCGAAGAATCCTACGGGTCCACTTTCTGGGTATGTTGGCAAACGAAGACGCCACCCGCAGGGGAAATGACATTGAGGCGCTCCATGACATGCGCGTCGCGAACCGCCGCCAGAGGGCCATCTTCCGAATCGTGGCGCCGTATTTCAAGCGCGAAGCGATTCGCGCATTTCGAGACGAATTGCGGACGCTGGCCGGGCGTCTGGGCGCCGTGCGCGATCTCGACGTGTTGATTGACGCGGCGGACGACTATCGACGGCCTTCGGGCGTCGACACCCCGTCGGCGCTCGAGCCCTTGCTTGACGAGTGGCGCAAACGGCGTGCCACTGCCCGCGATGAGTTGTTGACGTATCTGAATGGCGACGACTATCGGGCGTTGATACAACGGTACATGGTATTTCTTTCGTCAACGGGCGCCGGGGTGAAAGAAGCCGCCCCTGGCGGCCCACCTCAGCCCAGTCTTGTCCGGCACATCCTGCCCGCCAAAATTTGGAGGCAATACGGCAAGGTGCGGGCCTATGAGACGGTGCTGGAGCAGGCGTCCATCAAGACGCTCCATGCTCTACGGATCGAAGGGAAACGCCTGCGATATTTGCTGGAATTCTTTAGCGAGCTGCTGGGGCCTGACGCGGCCGAGGCCACTGAGGCGTTGGTCGCTTTGCAAGATCATCTTGGCGAGCTGCATGATTCAGATGTAGCGATTGGGCTCCTTCGTGATTTCTTAATGCGCGGCGCGCAACCCCCCCCAAGCCCGGTGGTGGCCGACTCCGTCGGACGATACCTCAATGTCAAACTGGCCCGGCTGCGTACCCTTCAACGCACGGTCAAACGGCCGTGGCGGCAAATAACCCGCAAACGCTTTCGAAAATTATTGGCCCGGATGGTAGCGGAACTCTAGTAGGTCGGACGCTCAGAGGGCCCCCAGCGCACGGAGGATCTTGGGGCGGACGAGCCAGTCGAGCCGACCCCCCAGCGCCGGCGGCCCGGGCACGTCGACGTACGCCACCCCGCCCTTCCGGAGGGTGAACCGATCGCCGGCCGCGCTCCCCAACAATCGCGCCAGGAGCGCCGAGAGCATCGGCTCGTGCCCAACGATCGCGATCGTTTTATCTGTGGCATACCGCGACAACGCCACGAGGATCTCGTCGGGGCTCCCGCGGACGAGGGCCGGCTCGGTGGTCGGGCTGATCCGGCCCCAGGCTTTGGCGGCGATTTCGGCCGTGTCCGCGGCCCGAGGAAGCGGGCTCGTGAGCAGCACGTCGGGACGCCCGCAGATCTGGACCAAACCGCGCGCCGCCTCCTTGAAGCGCCGCTTCCCGCTCTCGGTGAGCGGGCGCTCGTCATCCGGTACGTCCGGCGTTCCCCGAGGGACGGCAATTGCGTGGCGTATGATTACGAGCTTCACGGCGTCCTCCGCGAGTTGGTTCTCCCGCCTCACTATAGCAATGAGCCCACCGGGGGGCAATGCGCTCGGGAGGCTAATTACCTGCCGTCCGCGGCTTGACGCCGGCCTTACGGGCGGGATACCCTATCGTGGGCGGACGTCTCCGCGCTCGATCTTCGTTACCGTCCGGCATCATGTTGGCTTCCGACCGATGTACGAGGTGTAAGGTTATCGGCGAACGTCTTGAGGCGTTGAGAGTAAGGAGGTCCTTATGACCGACGGATCCCTCACCCCCACGGTCGGTATCCGCTGGGGCGTCCGGGATGATGTGGCTTCGCGCGACCCTTCGACGTTGGCCTTCAGCGTCGCCGCCCCCCAGGCATTCGTCAATCGTGAGTTGTCGTGGCTCGAGTTCAATCGGCGCGTGCTCGAGGAGGCGGAAGACCCGACGGTGCCGCTCCTCGAACGCGTAAAGTTCCTGTCGATCTTTAGCTCCAACCTAGACGAGTTTTTCATGATCCGGGTCGCCGGGCTGAAGCGACAGGCGCCCGCCGGCGCAGAGGCTGCCGAAGCCGATGGACTGACCCCCGCCCAGACGCTCTCGGCAGTCTCCCAACGCGTGCACGAACTGGTCCAGATGCAGCATCGGTGCTTCCTGCGGGACATCCTGCCCCTGCTTTCTGCGGAGGGCGTCGAGATCGTGCGACCAACGGAGCTCTCCCAGGCGCAAGCGCAGTTTGTCGATGAGTACTACCATCGAATGCTGCTGCCCGTGGTGATGCCCCTGGCGATCGATCCAAGCCATCCATTCCCGCGCCTTGTGAACCGGGCACTGTACCTGGTCGTCTCGCTGCGGGCGTCGGCGCCATCGGCGCTCCCTCCCGCGGCTTTGGCGGTCGTTCACATTCCGGCCCAGGTCGTCCCTCGCTTCGTCGCGCTCCCTGCGCCGAAGGGCAAATATGCGTTCATCCTTCTCGAGGACGTGATCCGTCTCCACCTCCCTGAGCTCTACCACGGGTATGAGATCCTCTCGTGTCAGACGGTCCGGGTGACACGCGACGCCGACATCCAGCTCCCCGAAGCGCAAGCCGAGGACCTGCTGACCGAGGTCGAGGCGGGCCTGCGGCAGCACAAGAGGGGGGCCGCCGTGCGCCTCCAGTACGACCCAGACTTGCCGGCTGGGGTGCTGGCCCGCCTGGTCGACGAGCTTGATCTCGAGCCGGACGACCTCTACTCAGGCGAAGGTTTTACGGCTTTCACCCATCTCGCGCAGCTCTACTCGGCCGTCGACCTGCCGCATCTCAAGGACCGCCCGCTCGTGCCGCACTCAGTGACCGCCTTCGAGAACGCGCCCGACGTGTGGAGCGCGATCCGGTCCGGAGACATCATTGTCCACCACCCATATCACACCTTCGATGCGGTCACTCGCTTCGTGCACGAGGCCGCTCGAGATCCGAAAGTGCTCGCCATCAACATGACGCTGTACCGGGTCAGCCTGAACTCGCCGATCGCCCAGGGGCTGATCCTGGCTGCCGAGGCCGGGAAGGAGGTCGTGGTGCTCGTCGAGCTACGGGCGCGATTCGACGAGGAAGCCAACATCCGCTGGGCCCGGGCGCTCGAACGAGTGGGGGCTCACGTCGTGTACGGTCTGGCCGGGTACAAGACCCACGGGAAGGCGTGCCTTGTTGTCCGCCAGGAGGCGGACGGGCTCCGCCGCTACTGCCACCTCGCCACCGGCAACTACAATGTCCGAACCGGCGGGATCTATGAAGACTTTGGCCTCTTCACGTGCCGAGAGACGTTTGGCGAGGACCTGACGGAGCTCTTCAATCTGCTCACAGGATACACACGCCCCAAGGATTTCAACCACCTTGTGATCGCACCCACCGGCCTCCGCGAGTTTCTCGTGGGCCGGATTCGACGGGAAGCGGCTCACGCGCGGACCGGCCGGCCGGCGCGGTTGATCGCGAAGATGAACAGTCTCGTCGACCAGGTGCTTATCGAGGAGCTCTATGCCGCCAGCAAGGCGGGTGTTCAGATCGACCTGATCGTCCGGAGCATCTGCTGCCTTCGGCCCGGCGTGCCAGATCTATCCGACAGGATCAAGGCGATCTCAATCGTCGACCGGTATCTCGAGCATGCCCGTGTGTATTATTTCGAGAACGGCGGGGAGCCAGAGTACTGGCTGGGCTCCGCGGATTGGATGCCTCGGAACCTGGACGACCGCGTGGAGGTAGCTTTCCCCGTGATCGATCCAGCCCTGCAGCGAGAGTTGCGGCAGATCCTGGAGATCCAGCTCGCGGATACAGAGAAAGCGCGGGTCATCTTGCCCGACGGGCGGTCGGAGCGGATCCGTCCTAACGGCCGCCCCAGTGTACGTTCTCAGGTGCAGCTGTACGAACTGGCCGGGTCGGCGCATTCTGTCGCGCAGAGACCCCCCGCCCATCCCGCCGATTCTATGGGCTGGCCTCGGTCAAATTGGCGCAGGGCAATAGGCGACGGGTCAGATTCGTGAACAGCAGGTCGGTGCTCGCCCGACGGGGACGCGGGCTACGGAGGAGGTCACGCAAACAGGAGGAGCCTTGTGAACGTTCTTGTTGTTGATGTAGGTGGCACCAGCGTAAAGATCCTCGCCACCGGGCAATACGAGCCTCGGAAGTTCCCCTCCGGGCCGACGCTGACGCCCGAAACAATGGTCTCCCGAGTCAAGGAGCTCGCGGGGGACTGGATGTACGACGTGGTGGCGATTGGCTACCCAGGACCGGTTCTCCGAGATCGGCCCGTCGCCGAGCCGCACAACCTCGCCTTGGGGTGGGTAGGATTCGACTACCAAGCCGCATTTGGGCGCCCGGTCAAAATCATCAATGATGCGGCCATGCAGGCCCTTGGGAGCTTCAGGGGAGGGAAGATGCTTTTCCTCGGTCTCGGCACCGGTCTCGGTTCCGCACTGATCGTGGACGGTATCGTGGAGCCCATGGAACTAGGCCATCTTCCCTACAGGCGTGGTACCTACGAGGACTACGTGGGCGTTCGAGGTCTGGATCGCCTGGGCAAGCGAAAATGGCGGAAGCGTGTCTGGGACGTGGTTGCCCGCCTAGTTGCCGCCTTGGAACCCGACGATGTGGTGATTGGGGGCGGAAACGCAAGGAAACTCAAGGAGTTGCCTGAGGGCTGCCGGCTGGGCGACAACGCCGACGCCTTCATTGGAGGGTTTCGCCTTTGGGAGGGAGCGAGGGCAGCCCCTGAGCACCCGCAGGTAGCGCTAGAAGGGGTGGTGTTGTCCAACACACCGCGCTAGAGTGCCGGCGGGAACAGGTCCTTCCGTCTACGTGTCCTCCCCCGTTTGGCCCGAACCGCCTTGCCTGCCAAGTGCCCGTCAAAGGACTGTCTCATTTTCTTAGAGAAGTGACCGGCATCCAAGACCTCCTAGGCTCCTCATGACGCCGGCCCGCGTACGTCTTAGGTCCCAAGTCTCCCGGCCCGCGGCCCGAAGCGCGCACGCCTCGAACGCCGCCTCGCCTGCCGGGCTTAGGGTGCGGCCTCACACCTTCTACGGCGTGCCGCCCCGCGACGAGGCCAGAGGCGCCCGGACCGATGTGGCCTTTCTCGGCGTGCCCTTCGACCTTGGCACGACGCTCAGGCCTGGGGCGCGCTTTGGCCCTGAGGCTGTGCGCGCCGCGTCGGCCTGGTGGCAGTACGCGCGGGACGAGGAAGGCCAGGCAGCCCGCGACGGGACAGGCCCCCGCCCCGCCGAGGGCTGGTACGATCTTGACCGTGGGCGGTGGATCTTGCGCGGGGTGACGATGGCCGACTGGGGCGATGTCCGGATCACTCCTACAGATATCGCCACCAACCTCGACCGCATCACCGAGTGCGTCCGCGCGATCCTAGACGGAGGTAGCCTGCCCGTGGTCGTCGGAGGAGACCACGCGGTCACCTATCCCGCTATCCGGGCATTCGCCGGCCGCGGCCCACTGCATGTGATCCAGTTCGACAGCCATCAAGACTTCGTGGACGAGCGGCATGGGGTCCGCCTCGGTCACGGCAACGTGATGCGCCGCGCTTCCGAGCTGCCGTTTCTGCGGGGCATCTCGCAGATCGGACTTCGGGGGCTGCAGAAATACCCCGAGCCGCTCGAGGCCGCCCGCCGGTACGGCGTCAAGGTCGTCACCGCCACAGAGCTGCGCGGCAGCGGGCCTCGGCTCGCGGCCGCTCGTGTGCCGACCGGCGCCCGCTGCTACCTGACCCTCGACATCGACGTCCTGGACATCGCGTCCGCACCGGGCACCGGGACGCCGGAGCCCGGCGGCCTTACATTTCCAGAGGTGCGCGACGCGGTCCGCGCGATCGCGCGCCGCTGCCGGATCGTCGGGCTTGATCTCGTCGAGGTCTCGCCGCCGTACGACTGGGCGGAGGTCACCGCGCGCGAGGCCGCGCGGCTGCTGCTCGACGTTCTCAGTGCGATCTTCGATCGGGGCTCGGGGCCCACAGGGGTGAGCCGGCACGCGCAGGGGATGCGCAGCCGGCCGGGCCGGACCGCACGTATCCGGGGGTAGAGGAGGGGGAGCATGAGCGGCGCAGGGGGAGGCGCAAGGATCACGCGGCGGAGGTTTCTGCGTGGCATGGCCGCGGGCGGGGCCGCGGTGGGCGCGGGTGCTGCAGGGCTCGGCGGGCTGTTCCGGGCGGGACGGGCCGCAGCGGCGGTGGGTGCGGACACCTTGGTTGTGGCTCAATCCACATCCGTGCAGACCTTCGACCCGCAGATCGTGTACGATAACACCGTCGCCATTACGCGCGGGATCTATGAACCGCCGGTGGGCCTCGACGGCAGTACGCCCCGGATCATCCCCAAGCTGTTGACCTCCTGGAGTGCTTCGGCGGACATCAAGCAATGGACACTGAAGCTCCGCCCCGGGGTGAAGTTCCACGACGGGTCGGATTTCACCGGCGAGGCCGTCAAGGTGACTTTGGAGCGCCTGATCAAGATCAACCGCGGCTTCGCGTACGCGTTCAAGCCGATCGTCACCGGCGTAGACGTCCTAGACCCCCTGACGGTCCGCATCACCCTCAACACCCCGGACGCCTCGTTCATGGCCAAGCTTGCGTCGACCTCCGGCAACCTGATCGTGAGCCCGCGGGCCGTACGGGTGCACACCAACGGCGGCGATCTGGCGCAGGGCTACCTCAAAGAGCATACTGTCGGGACCGGCCCGTACATGCTTCAGAGCTACGACAAAGGGGCCCAACAGGTCGTGCTCAAGCAGTTCCCGGGGTACTGGGGGGGCTGGTCAGGATCGCACGTGAAGCGCATCATCTTCAAGATCGTTCCGGAGGCGTCCACCCAGCGCTTGATGCTGGAGCGAGGCGACGCCGATATCGGGACGATCGTCGCACCGGACCTCATCGACGCACTGGCCAAGCAGCCGGGCATCACGATCAACGAGAGCCCGACGATGCGGATCTTCTACATCGCGATGCACTGTCAGCGCGAGCCGCTCAAGGACGTGAAGATCCGGCAGGCGATCTCGTATGCGTTCGACTACGAGGGAGCGAAGCAGGCGATCTTCAACGGCCGGCTGGCGCCGCTCAACGGGCCGCTGCCCGATAACGATCCTGCCCACCTGTCGCCGGCGGACAAGCCCTACCGCTTCGATATGGCGAAGGCCAAACAGCTGCTCAGCGAGTCGAGCAAGCCGACCGGCGGATTCACCCTGAGCCTGAGCCTGTTCCAGGGCGACCCGACGTTTCGGAAGGCGGCGGAGATCCTCCAGGGGAACCTGAAGGACCTCAACATCAACG containing:
- a CDS encoding ABC transporter substrate-binding protein; this encodes MSGAGGGARITRRRFLRGMAAGGAAVGAGAAGLGGLFRAGRAAAAVGADTLVVAQSTSVQTFDPQIVYDNTVAITRGIYEPPVGLDGSTPRIIPKLLTSWSASADIKQWTLKLRPGVKFHDGSDFTGEAVKVTLERLIKINRGFAYAFKPIVTGVDVLDPLTVRITLNTPDASFMAKLASTSGNLIVSPRAVRVHTNGGDLAQGYLKEHTVGTGPYMLQSYDKGAQQVVLKQFPGYWGGWSGSHVKRIIFKIVPEASTQRLMLERGDADIGTIVAPDLIDALAKQPGITINESPTMRIFYIAMHCQREPLKDVKIRQAISYAFDYEGAKQAIFNGRLAPLNGPLPDNDPAHLSPADKPYRFDMAKAKQLLSESSKPTGGFTLSLSLFQGDPTFRKAAEILQGNLKDLNINVSIQELSSSVLLEKAGKPETAPDLLPVRNYPDYADPSAMIVATFGKDAWGTIGWNFSFYANPKVEALLKQANEITNQPRRLQMFRDAQRIIVQEAAAVFIGTLINRFPLRSDVHGFVYNPLLGNTFDLYNISKS